A window of the Hordeum vulgare subsp. vulgare chromosome 5H, MorexV3_pseudomolecules_assembly, whole genome shotgun sequence genome harbors these coding sequences:
- the LOC123398283 gene encoding uncharacterized protein LOC123398283, with the protein MGACNSCEATAVAAVTGASTVGEATAARVVLADGELQRFPGGTRASQAMKAAAAAAAGGAGACFLCSADGLELGGAVAAVAPDEELQPGQLYFVLPAAMRRRALQAEEMATLAIRASAALAGDHDGPLVFPDSAPAARSGVKGGSRRRSRRAPSLGRDFVPDLGAIAE; encoded by the coding sequence ATGGGCGCGTGCAACTCGTGCGAGgcgacggcggtggcggcggtgacGGGGGCTTCAACCGTGGGCGAGGCGACCGCGGCGAGGGTCGTGCTCGCGGACGGCGAGCTGCAGCGGTTCCCGGGGGGCACCCGGGCGTCGCAGGCGATGAAGgcggccgccgccgctgccgcgggCGGCGCGGGCGCGTGCTTCCTGTGCAGCGCCGACGGGCTGGAGCTGGGCGGCGCCGTGGCCGCGGTGGCGCCCGACGAGGAGCTGCAGCCCGGGCAGCTATACTTCGTGCTGCCCGCGGCGATGCGGCGGCGGGCGTTGCAGGCGGAGGAGATGGCCACGCTCGCCATCCGCGCCAGCGCCGCGCTGGCCGGCGACCACGACGGCCCGCTCGTGTTCCCCGACTCGGCCCCCGCGGCGAGGAGCGGCGTGAAGGGTGGCTCCCGCCGGCGGTCGCGGAGGGCCCCCAGCCTCGGCCGCGACTTCGTGCCGGACCTCGGCGCCATTGCCGAGTAG